The proteins below come from a single Pichia kudriavzevii chromosome 2, complete sequence genomic window:
- a CDS encoding uncharacterized protein (PKUD0B02230; similar to Saccharomyces cerevisiae YBR042C (CST26) and YDR018C (YDR018C); ancestral locus Anc_3.244): protein MPIISWRLLYWPIRQLLFGIVFFSGCVTIVSIQWLILTINGRHTQEWLDDSKRWFIQLLTFCTCWFTSGTTLRLVFKDREAMARYYNAGQLQLPRRAIVIANHQMYTDWLYIWYLAYRNVGDMGAHIYIIMKESLKKLPILGYGMINYSFVFLARNWQRDAEKMACQFNETSKRDSFWMLIFPEGTNMSHNNREKSHQWARKTNKPIWNGVLLPRVKGLQLAVKEMGNQVITLTMGYKGCSLDRMAQDVFNVVQLYIWGNQPPLVSILIDVQTIDREVEPWIESHWQEKENEMLHYYSNGDFDGVYVDVPLVVGDKLVHILLLGALLSSLVAIYYKYLVNV, encoded by the coding sequence ATGCCGATTATTTCCTGGCGCCTCCTTTACTGGCCGATTCGTCAGTTACTGTTTGGAATTGTGTTTTTCTCCGGTTGTGTTACCATTGTTTCTATTCAATGGCTCATCCTAACAATCAATGGACGTCACACGCAAGAATGGCTTGATGATTCGAAGCGATGGTTCATACAGCTCCTCACGTTTTGCACTTGCTGGTTTACGAGCGGGACGACATTGAGGTTGGTCTTCAAAGACAGAGAGGCCATGGCCAGATACTACAATGCGGGGCAATTGCAGTTACCACGTCGGGCAATTGTCATTGCCAACCATCAAATGTACACCGACTGGCTGTACATCTGGTATTTGGCATATAGAAATGTTGGCGATATGGGAGCACATATTTACATCATTATGAAGGAGTCATTAAAGAAGTTGCCTATTTTGGGTTACGGAATGATCAACTATTCCTTTGTATTTCTTGCCCGTAATTGGCAAAGGGACGCAGAAAAGATGGCCTGTCAATTCAACGAAACCAGCAAACGTGATTCCTTTTGGATGCTGATCTTCCCCGAAGGCACCAATATGTCACATAACAACCGTGAAAAATCACACCAATGGGCACGGAAAACTAACAAGCCAATCTGGAATGGGGTATTGTTACCACGCGTTAAGGGACTACAGTTGGCAGTTAAAGAGATGGGTAACCAAGTCATCACGCTGACAATGGGGTATAAGGGGTGTTCGCTTGATAGGATGGCCCAGGATGTCTTTAACGTTGTCCAGCTGTACATTTGGGGGAACCAGCCGCCGCTGGTCTCGATACTAATAGACGTTCAAACTATAGACAGGGAGGTGGAGCCCTGGATAGAGTCCCATTGGcaagaaaaggaaaatgaaatgtTGCACTATTATTCCAATGGTGACTTTGACGGGGTTTACGTGGATGTTCctcttgttgttggtgaCAAACTTGTCCACATTCTCCTCTTGGGGGCCTTGCTCTCTTCCTTGGTTGCCATTTACTATAAGTACTTGGTCAACGTATGA